A window of Rhodopirellula halodulae contains these coding sequences:
- a CDS encoding PIG-L deacetylase family protein has protein sequence MPNPSTVPDRKVALAFMAHPDDAEISCGGTLVRLKEAGWEVHIATATSGDCGSMELKADEIAAIRVQEGTDAATLIGATYHTLGEPDGRVVYDRVSLQKTIDLFRQIAPTLVITMPMSDYHADHEVSGQLGRAASFVYAAPNASSLPVKPGSQVPYLYYTDGHDGQDRMGAAIRPTTYVDISNELETKTQMLACHKSQLEWLRSHNGIDEYLTAMRDHSIARGEDIHTKAAEAFVQHRGHGHPSSDLLSILFPVETSTHSTTSALQVTQ, from the coding sequence ATGCCGAATCCTTCGACTGTGCCGGATCGAAAGGTTGCCCTCGCATTCATGGCGCACCCGGACGACGCGGAGATTTCCTGCGGCGGCACATTGGTTCGGTTGAAGGAAGCGGGCTGGGAAGTTCATATCGCAACCGCCACCTCCGGCGATTGCGGTTCGATGGAATTGAAGGCTGATGAGATTGCGGCCATTCGAGTTCAAGAAGGCACCGACGCAGCAACATTGATCGGCGCGACCTATCACACGTTGGGTGAACCCGATGGGCGAGTCGTTTACGACCGGGTGTCGCTGCAAAAAACAATCGATCTGTTTCGCCAGATCGCTCCCACGTTGGTGATCACGATGCCCATGTCGGACTACCACGCGGACCACGAGGTGTCAGGTCAATTGGGCCGAGCAGCCAGCTTTGTTTACGCGGCTCCCAACGCCTCCTCCCTGCCAGTCAAACCTGGTTCGCAAGTTCCGTACTTGTACTACACCGACGGGCATGACGGTCAGGACCGAATGGGCGCAGCGATTCGGCCGACAACCTACGTCGACATCAGCAACGAACTCGAAACCAAGACACAAATGTTGGCTTGTCACAAAAGCCAATTGGAATGGTTGCGATCCCACAACGGCATTGATGAATACTTGACGGCCATGCGTGACCACAGCATCGCACGCGGCGAAGACATCCACACAAAGGCGGCGGAAGCGTTTGTTCAACACCGGGGACACGGACACCCCAGTAGCGACTTGCTTTCGATTCTATTTCCGGTTGAAACGTCCACTCACTCGACGACCTCTGCATTGCAAGTGACACAATGA
- a CDS encoding Gfo/Idh/MocA family protein: MPHRRRKQFERRKLAVTASDQSTTDRVRILCVGAGNMGRSHALAYQAIPGFEIVGICTRSEASGAKLNEELNANYPTFQDFDHALKETQPDAVCVSTWPDTHAQFVTAALDAGCHVFVEKPLADSVEAAEEIVAKAIATQRKVVVGYILRHHPSWNRFIEVAQTLGKPLVMRMNLNQSSSGDAWETHKRLMSTVSPVVDCGVHYVDVMCQMTRSRPIRVSGIGARLTDELPDGMVNYGQLQVTFEDGSVGWYEAGWGPMMSETAFFVKDVVGPKGAVSIVAESASSAGQSDNVDAHTKTESIRVHHAELATDGKFAKVDEWIHLDDEPDHDGLCHREQQFFLDAIRDDNDLTDHLSDAINSMKIVAAADESFRTGKTIELNAAEPVGT, from the coding sequence ATGCCTCACCGCCGCCGGAAACAATTTGAACGGAGAAAACTTGCAGTGACAGCCAGCGACCAATCAACCACTGATCGCGTTCGAATTCTATGCGTCGGAGCGGGCAACATGGGGCGTTCGCACGCCTTGGCTTACCAGGCCATTCCCGGTTTCGAGATCGTTGGCATCTGTACTCGGTCGGAAGCTTCCGGTGCGAAGCTGAACGAAGAGCTGAATGCGAACTACCCAACGTTCCAAGACTTCGATCATGCTTTGAAAGAGACTCAACCCGACGCGGTGTGTGTGTCGACTTGGCCGGATACGCATGCCCAATTTGTCACGGCGGCATTGGATGCCGGTTGCCATGTGTTCGTGGAAAAACCCTTGGCCGATTCTGTTGAAGCCGCCGAAGAAATCGTGGCCAAAGCGATCGCAACGCAGCGCAAAGTTGTCGTGGGTTACATCCTGCGGCATCACCCGAGTTGGAATCGCTTCATCGAAGTTGCTCAAACGTTGGGCAAACCTCTCGTGATGCGTATGAACCTGAACCAATCGTCTTCCGGAGACGCCTGGGAAACTCATAAACGATTGATGTCCACGGTCTCACCAGTCGTTGATTGCGGCGTCCACTACGTCGATGTGATGTGCCAAATGACTCGTTCGCGTCCGATCCGAGTGTCCGGCATCGGCGCTCGATTGACGGATGAATTGCCGGACGGCATGGTCAACTATGGCCAACTGCAAGTGACGTTCGAAGACGGCAGCGTTGGTTGGTACGAAGCCGGCTGGGGCCCGATGATGAGCGAAACGGCTTTCTTCGTCAAAGACGTCGTCGGCCCCAAGGGAGCCGTTTCAATTGTTGCCGAGTCGGCCTCGTCGGCGGGGCAAAGCGACAATGTCGACGCTCACACCAAAACCGAATCCATTCGCGTTCATCATGCGGAACTCGCTACCGATGGCAAATTCGCGAAGGTAGACGAGTGGATTCACTTGGACGACGAGCCTGATCACGACGGTCTCTGTCACCGCGAACAGCAGTTCTTTCTAGATGCGATCCGAGACGACAACGATCTCACAGATCACCTCAGTGACGCGATCAACTCCATGAAGATCGTCGCTGCGGCGGACGAATCTTTCCGCACTGGAAAAACAATCGAACTGAATGCGGCGGAGCCCGTCGGAACTTGA
- a CDS encoding helix-turn-helix domain-containing protein — MKASYEKLVPVEGHSFRCFNRASLQSPVKWHRHPEIELTYIPSGAGSRMVGDHIGSYTDHDLVLLGSELPHTWASDEYRGELYDLHSAMVLQFHPEFLGPDFFRLNEMFEILALLQRSSRGLWFPAEVASRVGSQMTELEEQRGAIRLVTFLSILHSLAQCESVEPLASELYRATNNEEVETRIQVICDHITHHLTDPELSHAELASLAEMNASAFSRFFKQSTGRTVSAYINELRIGFACRLLTDTDDSILSISHQSGYQNLSNFNRRFQQHRKMTPREYRNRFRSAV, encoded by the coding sequence ATGAAAGCCTCCTACGAAAAACTGGTGCCCGTCGAAGGCCACTCCTTTCGTTGTTTCAACCGGGCTTCGTTGCAGTCGCCGGTCAAGTGGCACCGTCATCCCGAGATTGAGTTGACCTACATTCCTTCGGGCGCCGGGTCACGCATGGTGGGCGATCACATTGGAAGCTACACCGATCACGACTTGGTGTTGTTGGGATCGGAATTGCCGCACACTTGGGCGTCGGATGAGTACCGAGGGGAGCTCTATGACCTGCACTCGGCCATGGTGTTGCAGTTCCACCCGGAGTTCCTCGGGCCCGACTTTTTTCGGCTCAACGAAATGTTTGAGATCTTGGCGTTGTTGCAACGTTCCAGCCGAGGATTGTGGTTTCCCGCGGAAGTCGCATCGCGTGTTGGAAGCCAGATGACCGAACTCGAGGAACAACGAGGCGCGATTCGACTCGTGACCTTTCTTTCGATTCTCCATTCGCTTGCTCAATGCGAGTCGGTGGAACCGCTTGCATCCGAACTTTATCGAGCGACCAACAACGAAGAAGTCGAGACACGCATCCAAGTCATTTGCGATCACATCACGCATCATTTGACTGACCCGGAGCTATCGCACGCGGAGCTCGCTTCGTTGGCAGAGATGAATGCTTCCGCCTTCAGCCGATTCTTCAAACAATCGACCGGTCGCACGGTGTCCGCTTACATCAATGAATTGAGAATTGGCTTCGCTTGTCGATTGTTGACCGACACGGACGACTCGATCTTGTCGATCAGCCACCAAAGCGGCTACCAGAATCTGTCGAACTTCAATCGGCGTTTTCAACAACACCGCAAAATGACACCTCGGGAATACCGCAATCGTTTTCGCAGTGCGGTATGA
- the nagB gene encoding glucosamine-6-phosphate deaminase gives MGSLIRHRAAENRNCVLGLATGSTPIRVYRELVRMHREEGLSFHNVVTFNLDEYFPMQPTAPQSYVRFMNEHLFDHIDIVRSNVHIPNGTIELESVPGYCRDYDELIASCGGIDLQLLGIGRTGHIGFNEPGATRDTRTRLVKLDTLTRIDAVSDFGGIEYVPLLAITMGVDTILQAKRIRLLALGEHKADIVQRAIESRMNATVPATFLQAHRDVQYLLDEDAAECLTAAGNNLNGENLQ, from the coding sequence ATTGGATCGCTGATCCGACACCGTGCAGCCGAAAATCGCAATTGTGTTCTTGGATTGGCCACGGGCTCCACGCCCATTCGCGTGTATCGCGAATTGGTTCGAATGCACCGGGAAGAAGGCTTGTCGTTCCACAACGTGGTAACGTTCAACCTCGACGAATACTTTCCGATGCAGCCCACCGCACCGCAAAGTTATGTGCGGTTCATGAACGAGCATCTGTTCGACCACATCGACATCGTTCGCAGCAACGTGCACATTCCCAATGGAACCATCGAATTGGAATCGGTGCCGGGTTATTGCCGCGACTACGACGAACTGATCGCATCGTGCGGCGGAATCGATTTGCAGTTGCTGGGAATCGGCCGCACGGGACACATCGGTTTCAACGAACCGGGAGCCACTCGCGACACCCGAACTCGTTTGGTGAAGCTAGACACCCTGACTCGCATCGACGCGGTCAGCGACTTCGGCGGCATCGAGTATGTGCCGTTGTTGGCGATCACGATGGGCGTCGACACGATCTTGCAGGCCAAACGCATTCGCCTGCTGGCGCTCGGTGAACACAAAGCTGATATCGTTCAGCGAGCGATCGAATCTCGCATGAATGCAACGGTTCCCGCAACGTTTTTGCAGGCCCATCGGGACGTGCAATATCTGTTAGACGAAGACGCGGCGGAATGCCTCACCGCCGCCGGAAACAATTTGAACGGAGAAAACTTGCAGTGA